The Streptococcus sp. 29896 genome includes a region encoding these proteins:
- a CDS encoding prephenate dehydrogenase produces the protein MSKTIYIAGLGLIGASIALGIRRDHPEYRLLGYNRSQESRIIALEAGMIDAATDCFEKFAAEADVIILCLPIKQTIQFIKKLATLDLKEQVLVTDAGSTKAEIVAAADTYLAPKNVNFIGGHPMAGSHKTGAAAADVHLFENAYYIFTPSLATKKDAIARMTDLLSGLRARFIEISAQDHDRITSQVSHFPHVLASSLMNQAGAYVSDYPLTNNFAAGGFRDMTRIAESEPGMWTSILLSNRESILERMQEFQARLDQVAHMIQAGDEEAIWQFFEAGRQTRKAMEIHKRAGVDSFYDLFITVPDQEDIILAILEILRGISVVNIRINEENREDIHGILQITFKNKRDQQEAFRRLEEKTSYSISIE, from the coding sequence ATGTCAAAAACGATTTATATCGCTGGGCTCGGCTTAATAGGAGCTTCCATTGCTCTTGGAATTCGACGTGACCATCCGGAATACCGTTTGTTAGGTTACAATCGAAGTCAGGAATCACGGATTATCGCGCTCGAAGCTGGGATGATTGATGCTGCGACGGATTGTTTTGAAAAGTTTGCGGCTGAGGCAGATGTCATAATCTTATGTCTTCCCATTAAGCAAACCATTCAATTTATCAAAAAACTGGCAACTCTTGATTTGAAAGAACAGGTCTTGGTTACGGATGCAGGTTCTACCAAGGCAGAAATTGTTGCAGCAGCAGATACCTATTTGGCACCTAAGAATGTGAATTTTATCGGTGGTCATCCAATGGCTGGTAGCCATAAGACAGGGGCGGCGGCAGCAGATGTCCACTTGTTTGAAAATGCTTATTACATTTTCACCCCTTCTTTAGCAACGAAAAAGGACGCGATAGCCCGGATGACAGATTTGTTATCTGGCCTCCGAGCACGCTTTATTGAGATTTCTGCCCAGGACCATGACCGCATTACCAGTCAAGTTTCTCATTTTCCGCATGTTTTGGCTTCCAGTTTGATGAATCAAGCCGGGGCCTACGTTTCTGACTACCCCCTGACCAACAATTTTGCAGCAGGTGGTTTTCGGGATATGACGCGGATCGCTGAGAGCGAGCCTGGTATGTGGACTAGCATTCTTTTGTCCAACCGTGAGAGTATCTTAGAGAGAATGCAAGAATTTCAAGCTAGGCTAGACCAAGTTGCACACATGATTCAAGCAGGCGATGAAGAAGCAATCTGGCAGTTCTTTGAAGCAGGTCGGCAGACACGAAAAGCTATGGAAATCCATAAGCGAGCTGGTGTCGATTCCTTCTATGATCTGTTTATCACAGTTCCAGACCAAGAGGACATCATTCTTGCCATACTTGAAATTCTACGTGGTATTTCAGTCGTCAATATTCGTATTAATGAAGAAAATCGAGAAGATATTCATGGTATTTTACAAATAACGTTTAAAAATAAACGAGATCAACAAGAAGCTTTTCGTCGATTGGAGGAGAAGACTTCTTATAGTATCTCGATAGAATAG
- the aroD gene encoding type I 3-dehydroquinate dehydratase, producing the protein MKIIVPIMPQNMEELLALDAERLADADIIEWRADYLPKEQILTVAPAVFEKFVGREILFTLRTTKEGGLIDLSNQDYVHLIKEVAALYQPDYIDFEYYSHRDVFDQMLEFPNLVLSYHNFIETPDNFMEIISELTSLSPAVVKMAVMANTEQDVLDVMNFTRAFKNLHAGQAFATMSMGRFGKLSRIAGVVTGSCWTFASLDEASAPGQMSLANTRKFLEILEN; encoded by the coding sequence ATGAAAATTATCGTCCCCATCATGCCCCAAAATATGGAAGAGCTCTTAGCACTGGATGCTGAGCGTTTGGCAGATGCCGACATCATTGAATGGAGAGCAGATTATCTTCCAAAAGAACAGATTTTGACAGTTGCGCCAGCTGTTTTTGAGAAATTTGTCGGCCGTGAAATTCTTTTCACTCTTCGAACGACCAAAGAAGGTGGTTTGATTGATCTATCGAACCAGGACTATGTGCACTTGATCAAGGAAGTGGCAGCTCTTTATCAGCCTGATTATATCGACTTTGAATACTATAGTCATCGGGATGTCTTTGATCAGATGTTGGAATTTCCAAATTTGGTTCTCAGCTACCATAACTTCATTGAAACACCCGATAATTTTATGGAGATCATTTCAGAGCTGACTAGTCTATCTCCTGCTGTGGTGAAGATGGCTGTGATGGCTAACACCGAACAGGATGTACTGGATGTGATGAACTTTACACGTGCCTTTAAAAACCTCCACGCCGGCCAAGCCTTTGCGACTATGTCAATGGGGCGTTTTGGAAAACTGTCGCGTATAGCAGGAGTTGTAACAGGTTCCTGCTGGACCTTTGCTAGCCTGGACGAAGCTAGTGCACCAGGACAAATGTCCCTAGCAAATACACGCAAATTTTTAGAAATACTGGAGAACTAG
- a CDS encoding ABC transporter substrate-binding protein, with protein sequence MYSYLVKKLTGISVIGLSALALAACSTSSNSSSSETVAVGILQYMEHDSLTAAREGFVAELAANGYTEGDKITLDYQNAQGDQANLQTISEQLVGDNDIVLAIATPAAQSLATVSTETPILFTAVTDPLSADLVESIEQPGGLLTGTSDQAPIDKQVELLGQAVPDAKTVGILYTTSERNSEVQVEQAQKLLEDAGYTVVVKGISSTNEVQDAATILMQDVDAVFVPTDNTVASTMSMIGELSVEYKVPVIGGSTDMVDQGGLLTYGTNYEALGRQTAKIAIEILEGADPAETAVQYPETVELHVNTDMAEKLGIDVSNLTVSE encoded by the coding sequence ATGTATTCGTATTTGGTTAAAAAATTAACAGGAATTTCAGTTATCGGTTTGAGCGCCTTGGCTTTAGCAGCATGCTCAACATCTTCAAACAGTTCATCTAGTGAAACCGTTGCTGTTGGTATTTTGCAATATATGGAGCATGATTCTTTGACAGCAGCACGTGAAGGGTTTGTGGCAGAATTGGCTGCAAATGGTTATACAGAAGGTGACAAGATTACCTTGGACTACCAAAATGCTCAAGGAGATCAGGCCAATCTTCAGACCATTTCAGAGCAATTGGTCGGTGATAATGATATCGTCCTAGCGATTGCAACACCTGCAGCACAAAGTTTGGCAACTGTTTCGACGGAAACACCGATTCTGTTTACTGCAGTAACGGACCCACTTTCAGCTGACTTGGTTGAATCAATTGAACAACCTGGTGGATTATTAACAGGTACATCTGACCAGGCACCAATTGATAAACAAGTTGAATTGTTGGGACAGGCTGTGCCAGATGCGAAAACAGTTGGTATTCTCTATACGACCAGTGAGCGAAATTCAGAAGTACAGGTTGAGCAAGCGCAAAAATTACTTGAAGATGCAGGTTATACAGTTGTTGTTAAGGGCATTTCTTCGACAAATGAAGTTCAAGACGCAGCAACTATCTTGATGCAAGATGTAGATGCTGTCTTTGTTCCAACGGACAATACTGTTGCATCAACGATGTCAATGATTGGTGAATTATCTGTTGAGTATAAGGTGCCAGTTATTGGTGGTTCGACAGACATGGTAGATCAAGGTGGTCTCCTAACTTACGGTACTAACTACGAAGCGCTTGGGCGTCAGACTGCTAAGATTGCTATCGAAATTCTCGAAGGTGCTGATCCAGCAGAAACAGCTGTTCAGTATCCAGAAACTGTTGAATTGCATGTCAATACTGATATGGCAGAAAAACTCGGTATTGATGTATCTAACCTTACCGTTTCAGAATAA
- a CDS encoding YlbF/YmcA family competence regulator, translating to MSTNVYDIANQLERAIRNLPEYKAVEAIKVSIDGNKEAKTILENYVNFQKDVQAQLQAGQIPGEDVQKKMVEFNKQVQANPLLVEYFSKQQILGTYVADLERIIFQPLNELL from the coding sequence ATGTCAACAAATGTCTATGATATTGCCAACCAATTGGAGCGCGCCATTCGAAACTTACCTGAATACAAGGCAGTCGAAGCGATTAAGGTTTCAATCGATGGCAATAAGGAAGCCAAAACAATCTTGGAAAACTATGTCAATTTCCAAAAAGATGTCCAAGCACAGTTGCAGGCTGGTCAAATTCCAGGTGAGGATGTTCAGAAAAAAATGGTTGAGTTTAATAAACAAGTTCAGGCCAATCCATTACTTGTTGAATATTTCAGTAAACAACAAATTCTTGGAACCTATGTAGCTGATTTGGAACGCATTATCTTCCAACCATTAAATGAATTGCTGTAA
- a CDS encoding ABC transporter ATP-binding protein, translated as MTTILSIQNIHKTFEAGTVNENHVLRGLNLDVQEGDFISIIGGNGAGKSTFMNSLAGALTVDSGDILLEGKSIKNVSAAKRSKDISRVFQDPKMGTASRLTIEENMAIAYRRGLSRGLGWGVKDSERAIFKEALKELGLGLEERMKVDTQFLSGGQRQALTLMMASLVKPKVLLLDEHTAALDPKTSDMVMELTKKIVESHQLTALMITHNMENAIEYGNRLVMLHRGQIVVDVRGEEKKNLTVQDLMELFHKNSGEKLIDDEMIL; from the coding sequence ATGACAACTATTTTATCGATTCAAAATATTCATAAAACCTTCGAAGCAGGAACGGTTAATGAGAACCATGTTCTTCGAGGTTTAAACTTGGATGTACAAGAAGGTGATTTTATCTCCATTATCGGTGGTAACGGTGCAGGTAAATCAACTTTTATGAACTCACTTGCAGGTGCTTTGACAGTTGATTCAGGTGATATTTTACTTGAAGGAAAATCCATCAAAAATGTCTCAGCTGCTAAACGCTCAAAAGACATTAGTAGAGTTTTCCAAGATCCTAAGATGGGCACGGCTTCCCGCTTGACCATTGAAGAAAATATGGCCATTGCCTACCGCCGTGGTTTATCTCGTGGTCTAGGCTGGGGTGTGAAAGACAGTGAACGTGCTATTTTCAAAGAGGCCTTGAAAGAACTTGGTTTGGGCTTGGAAGAGCGTATGAAAGTGGATACGCAGTTTCTTTCAGGGGGGCAGCGTCAGGCACTGACCTTGATGATGGCTTCGCTCGTGAAACCAAAAGTTCTCCTCCTAGATGAGCATACTGCGGCGCTAGATCCAAAGACCAGTGACATGGTGATGGAATTGACCAAGAAAATCGTGGAAAGTCATCAATTGACAGCCCTTATGATTACCCATAACATGGAAAATGCCATTGAATATGGAAACCGTTTGGTCATGTTGCACCGTGGTCAGATTGTTGTCGATGTTCGTGGTGAAGAAAAGAAAAACTTAACCGTTCAAGACCTTATGGAACTCTTCCATAAAAATAGCGGTGAAAAACTCATTGATGATGAGATGATTTTGTAA
- the aroC gene encoding chorismate synthase, which translates to MRYLTAGESHGPRLTAIIEGVPAGLPLTAEQINEDLKRRQGGYGRGARMQIETDQVEITAGVRHGKTTGAPITLNVTNKDHQKWLEIMSVEDIDDKLKSKRRITRPRPGHADLVGGIKYRFDDLRNSLERSSARETTMRVAVGAVAKRILAELDMEIANHVVVFGGKEIDVPDGLSVAQVRELAAQSEVSIVNQEREDEIKAYIDQIKRDGDTIGGVVETIVGGVPVGLGSYVQWDKKLDAKLAQAVVSINAFKGVEFGVGFQAGYLKGSQVMDEIVWSEEAGYTRRTNNLGGFEGGMTNGEPIVIRGVMKPIPTLYKPLMSVDIETHEPYKATVERSDPTALPAAGVVMEAVVATVLATEILEKFSSDNMEELKEAVDKHRQFTKEF; encoded by the coding sequence ATGAGATATTTAACAGCGGGAGAATCCCATGGACCACGATTAACAGCCATTATTGAGGGAGTGCCTGCTGGACTACCTTTAACAGCAGAGCAGATTAATGAAGACCTGAAACGCCGTCAGGGAGGATACGGTCGAGGTGCTCGCATGCAAATTGAAACCGACCAGGTGGAAATCACTGCCGGTGTCCGACATGGGAAAACAACTGGAGCTCCTATTACACTCAATGTCACTAATAAAGACCATCAAAAATGGTTGGAAATCATGTCAGTCGAAGATATTGATGATAAGTTGAAAAGTAAGCGCCGCATCACGCGACCACGACCTGGGCATGCTGACCTAGTTGGTGGTATTAAATATCGATTTGATGATTTGCGCAATTCACTCGAACGATCAAGTGCGCGCGAGACCACTATGCGTGTGGCAGTTGGCGCTGTTGCCAAACGAATTTTAGCAGAATTAGACATGGAAATTGCCAATCATGTAGTCGTCTTTGGTGGTAAAGAAATTGATGTCCCAGATGGCCTAAGCGTTGCTCAAGTACGGGAGTTGGCTGCTCAATCGGAGGTATCTATTGTCAACCAAGAGCGTGAAGACGAGATCAAAGCCTATATCGACCAAATCAAACGTGATGGGGATACCATTGGTGGCGTTGTTGAAACCATCGTTGGAGGAGTGCCAGTTGGTTTGGGTTCCTATGTACAATGGGATAAGAAATTGGATGCCAAACTAGCTCAAGCGGTTGTTTCCATCAATGCTTTTAAAGGGGTTGAATTCGGCGTAGGGTTCCAGGCGGGCTACTTAAAAGGCAGTCAGGTCATGGACGAAATCGTATGGTCTGAAGAAGCAGGCTATACGCGTCGTACCAATAACCTTGGAGGATTTGAAGGCGGGATGACCAACGGAGAACCTATTGTGATTCGTGGTGTTATGAAGCCGATTCCGACTCTCTATAAGCCACTCATGTCCGTAGATATTGAAACCCACGAGCCTTATAAGGCAACGGTTGAACGCTCAGATCCTACGGCTCTTCCTGCAGCAGGCGTTGTAATGGAAGCTGTCGTAGCAACCGTACTTGCAACTGAAATTTTAGAAAAATTCTCTTCTGATAACATGGAGGAATTGAAAGAAGCGGTTGACAAACACCGTCAGTTCACGAAAGAATTCTAG
- a CDS encoding ABC transporter substrate-binding protein: MGFKKIVLSSVALLSAVTLAACSASSSDSESVKLGIIQYAEHDALSASREGFLEALAEAGYVEGENITVDYQNSQGDQANLQTMVEQLAGENNVNFAIATPAAQALLSVDSETPSVFTAVTDPVEAGLVNSMEAPGGNMTGSVDSTDVEGQIEMLLKVVPEAKTVGIFYNSSEVNSEVQAETAKKALEAAGVSVVIKTVTSTNDVQQVMTSLAGQVDAIYLPTDNTVASTASTIGEILKEAKVPAMGSDAAVLDAALFTYGVDYHAIGVQAGELAVQILEGADPAELAVETPETAAIAVNEEMASAVGIDPATIEALAK, translated from the coding sequence ATGGGGTTTAAAAAAATTGTATTGAGCTCAGTAGCTCTATTGTCAGCAGTAACTTTGGCGGCTTGTTCGGCAAGCTCTTCCGATTCTGAATCTGTAAAACTTGGTATTATCCAATACGCTGAGCACGATGCGCTTTCTGCTTCACGTGAAGGATTTTTAGAAGCCTTGGCAGAAGCAGGATACGTGGAAGGTGAAAACATAACAGTTGATTACCAAAATTCACAGGGTGATCAAGCTAACCTCCAAACTATGGTGGAGCAGTTGGCAGGAGAGAACAATGTAAACTTTGCTATTGCGACTCCAGCTGCCCAGGCCTTGTTGAGTGTTGATTCGGAGACACCGTCAGTATTTACTGCTGTAACGGATCCAGTAGAAGCAGGTTTAGTGAATTCAATGGAAGCACCTGGTGGAAATATGACAGGTTCAGTCGATTCGACAGATGTTGAAGGTCAAATTGAGATGTTGCTCAAAGTTGTACCAGAAGCTAAAACAGTTGGTATCTTCTACAACTCAAGCGAAGTAAACTCAGAGGTCCAGGCCGAAACAGCTAAGAAAGCCCTAGAAGCAGCTGGCGTTTCCGTTGTTATCAAAACAGTTACATCTACCAATGATGTACAACAAGTGATGACGTCTCTTGCTGGTCAGGTTGATGCAATCTATCTTCCAACAGACAATACAGTAGCTTCAACAGCTTCTACAATCGGTGAAATTTTGAAAGAAGCAAAAGTCCCTGCAATGGGTTCCGATGCCGCTGTCCTAGATGCAGCCCTCTTCACATACGGAGTTGATTACCACGCTATCGGTGTTCAGGCTGGTGAGTTGGCTGTTCAAATCCTTGAAGGTGCTGATCCAGCAGAATTGGCAGTTGAAACACCTGAAACGGCAGCGATTGCAGTGAACGAAGAAATGGCTAGTGCGGTGGGAATTGATCCTGCAACGATTGAAGCATTAGCGAAATAA
- a CDS encoding ABC transporter permease — protein MDLILSSISQGLLWSIMAIGVYLTFRILDIADLTAEGAYPLGAAVCATGIVNGLNPLLATFLGFVAGMLAGLVSGLLHTKLKIPALLTGIVTLTGLYSINLKVLGKANVALLKQETLVTQLQDLGLTKTNAVLLIGAVFVIVVILLLTLLLNTQIGLAIRSTGDNIPMSEANGINVDNMKIYGYMLSNGLIALCGALLTQNNGYADLNSGTGTIVIGLASVIIAEVVLRNLKIGQRLASVVLGAVIYRLIILTILEIPGMDADLVKLFSAILLATVLYVPELQKKLNIRRPKLNGNA, from the coding sequence GTGGATTTGATTTTATCAAGTATTTCTCAGGGTCTCCTTTGGTCAATTATGGCCATCGGTGTTTACCTGACCTTCCGTATTTTAGATATCGCAGACTTGACAGCAGAAGGTGCCTACCCGCTTGGCGCCGCTGTCTGTGCAACTGGAATTGTTAATGGGCTGAACCCTTTGCTTGCGACCTTCCTAGGCTTTGTCGCGGGGATGCTAGCTGGTTTAGTGTCGGGCTTGCTTCATACCAAGTTGAAAATTCCAGCCCTTTTAACAGGTATCGTAACCTTGACGGGCCTCTACTCGATTAACCTCAAGGTTTTGGGAAAGGCAAACGTAGCCTTGCTAAAACAGGAAACATTGGTGACACAATTACAAGATTTGGGCCTTACGAAGACAAATGCTGTTTTGCTGATTGGAGCAGTCTTCGTTATTGTGGTGATCCTTTTATTGACCCTTTTGCTCAATACGCAAATTGGTTTGGCCATTCGTTCAACAGGTGACAATATCCCGATGAGTGAGGCCAACGGCATCAATGTTGATAATATGAAAATCTATGGTTATATGTTGTCCAATGGCTTGATTGCCCTCTGTGGTGCCTTATTGACACAAAACAATGGCTATGCAGATTTGAACTCTGGTACAGGTACCATTGTTATCGGCTTGGCTTCTGTGATTATCGCAGAAGTGGTATTGCGCAATTTGAAAATTGGACAACGCTTGGCATCTGTCGTACTAGGAGCTGTTATTTACCGCTTGATTATTTTGACTATCTTGGAAATTCCAGGTATGGATGCTGACCTTGTGAAACTCTTCTCTGCCATTCTCTTGGCAACGGTTCTCTATGTGCCAGAATTGCAGAAAAAGCTCAACATTCGTCGTCCAAAGTTGAACGGAAACGCTTAG
- a CDS encoding LTA synthase family protein, translated as MNKLLNSLKKGLKTRLGFVLLLVGIYWLKSIWAYYIDFDLDMKGFYQNMLAFINPIPFGLLLIGASLYIRKTKVFYGFAFAIYFILFSWLFSNAIYYREFSDFITISTMMATSSVSAGLGEAALKLFRIWDLVYLLDFIIFGVLLVKKMVVLDKKAFPIRQSFAITALSVMLASANLFLAEIDRPELLSRGFSNTYIVRALGLPAFLGYNANQTYKAHQDRSGATAEDLVPVQEYISEHYAAPNDQYFGIAKGRNVIYIHLESLQQFVIDYKLNVDGVDYEVTPFLNSLYHSSSTLAFSNFFNQVKAGKTSDAETMIETSLFGLNQGSFMVQYGGTNTQQAAPHILAQNGGYSSAVFHGNAGSFWNRNNTYKQWGYNYFFDQSYFTEQTDENSFQYGLNDKIMLADSIEYLEHMQQPFYAKYITVSNHYPYTTSLIGDEIGFPLAQTDDETINGYFATANYLDSSIEAFFNYLKATGLYEKSVIVLYGDHYGISNSRNPDLAPLIGKDSETWSDYDNAMLQRVPYMVVIPGMTTGKIIDTYGGEIDALPTLEHLLGIEANNFLQVGQDLLSPENDQVVAMRTSGTFISPKYTSYAGKLYYTETGEEITNPDETTIAEVEALKAAAAAQLAASDAIQTGDLIRFFDNGLPTVDTSQFSYLNSLEAELAIEKALGNQSTSLYSQNGNQSTVNLFKAPSYQELHSSTSASSSTSTSTSTTTSTSSTSGE; from the coding sequence TTGAATAAACTTTTGAACTCCCTGAAAAAAGGGTTGAAAACACGACTAGGTTTTGTCCTACTATTGGTAGGCATTTATTGGCTAAAATCGATTTGGGCTTACTACATTGACTTTGACTTGGATATGAAGGGCTTCTACCAAAACATGCTGGCCTTCATCAATCCTATTCCATTTGGATTACTGCTAATTGGCGCTTCCCTTTACATCCGTAAGACCAAGGTATTTTATGGATTTGCCTTTGCTATTTATTTTATTTTATTCTCTTGGCTGTTTTCAAATGCCATCTATTACAGGGAATTTTCTGATTTCATTACCATCTCGACTATGATGGCGACTTCAAGTGTCTCCGCAGGTTTGGGCGAAGCCGCTTTAAAACTCTTTCGGATCTGGGACCTAGTTTATCTGCTGGATTTCATCATCTTTGGTGTTCTACTCGTTAAGAAAATGGTGGTGTTGGATAAAAAGGCTTTCCCAATCCGCCAAAGCTTTGCTATCACAGCCTTATCTGTTATGCTTGCTTCAGCTAACCTCTTTCTGGCTGAAATCGATCGCCCAGAACTACTGTCTCGCGGTTTTTCAAATACCTATATCGTCAGAGCTCTTGGATTACCAGCCTTTCTCGGCTATAATGCTAACCAGACCTATAAGGCCCATCAAGACCGTTCAGGAGCTACTGCTGAAGATTTGGTTCCTGTTCAGGAGTACATTTCTGAACACTATGCTGCACCAAACGACCAGTATTTTGGCATTGCCAAGGGTCGAAATGTTATCTATATCCACTTAGAAAGTTTGCAACAGTTCGTCATTGACTATAAGTTGAATGTCGATGGGGTTGACTACGAAGTGACTCCCTTCCTCAATTCCCTCTACCACTCTTCATCCACTCTCGCCTTTTCAAACTTCTTTAACCAGGTTAAGGCAGGTAAAACTTCTGATGCTGAGACCATGATTGAAACTTCTCTATTTGGACTCAACCAAGGGTCCTTTATGGTCCAATACGGAGGCACCAATACCCAACAAGCTGCCCCTCATATCTTAGCTCAAAACGGAGGTTATAGCTCGGCTGTCTTCCATGGAAATGCAGGAAGTTTTTGGAACCGTAACAATACCTACAAACAGTGGGGCTACAATTACTTCTTTGATCAATCCTATTTCACTGAACAAACGGATGAAAACTCCTTCCAATACGGACTGAACGATAAAATCATGCTTGCTGACTCTATCGAATATCTAGAGCATATGCAACAACCTTTCTACGCAAAATACATCACTGTATCCAATCACTATCCTTATACAACCAGTTTGATCGGAGATGAGATCGGCTTCCCATTGGCCCAAACAGATGATGAAACTATCAATGGTTACTTTGCTACCGCTAACTACTTGGATTCTTCCATCGAAGCTTTCTTTAATTACTTAAAAGCTACTGGCTTGTATGAAAAATCCGTAATTGTTCTCTACGGAGACCATTACGGGATCTCAAATTCACGCAACCCTGACTTAGCACCTTTGATCGGCAAGGATTCTGAAACATGGTCTGATTATGACAATGCCATGTTGCAACGTGTACCTTACATGGTTGTTATTCCTGGTATGACAACTGGCAAGATTATCGATACCTACGGAGGGGAAATCGATGCCCTACCAACCCTTGAACACCTGCTTGGTATTGAGGCAAATAATTTCCTTCAGGTCGGCCAAGACCTCTTGTCTCCTGAAAATGACCAAGTTGTCGCCATGCGTACTTCTGGAACCTTTATTAGTCCAAAATACACCAGCTATGCAGGGAAATTGTACTATACAGAAACCGGTGAGGAAATCACCAATCCAGATGAAACAACAATTGCCGAAGTTGAGGCCCTCAAGGCCGCTGCCGCTGCCCAATTAGCAGCGAGTGATGCTATTCAAACAGGTGACTTGATTCGTTTCTTTGACAATGGCCTCCCAACAGTGGATACTAGCCAGTTCTCCTACCTCAATTCTCTAGAGGCAGAATTGGCCATTGAAAAAGCTCTGGGCAATCAATCAACCAGCCTATATAGTCAAAATGGCAATCAATCAACGGTGAACCTCTTTAAGGCACCAAGCTATCAGGAACTACATAGTTCAACAAGTGCTTCTTCCTCTACTTCTACAAGTACAAGCACGACAACTTCAACCTCTTCGACAAGCGGAGAATAA
- a CDS encoding class I SAM-dependent rRNA methyltransferase, with protein sequence MKKLTVGAQVAKKIRKGIQLLDAGDFPESLEMETVVELQDQSGQLLGTAYLSQQNKGIGWYIGTGKRKLDSVFYHNLFQAAKSKRRAYFEDSHTTAFRIFNQDGDGFGGLSIDLYGDFALFSWYNAFVYSQKETIVAAFQSVYPELAGGYEKIRFKGLDYESAHLFGQEAPANFTILENGVSYQVFLNDGLMTGIFLDQHQVRGSLVDGLAAGKSVLNMFSYTAAFSVAAAMGGAVETRSVDLAKRSRELSQAHFVANHIDLEQHFFHVMDVFEYFKYAQKKGLGFDVIVIDPPSFARNKKQTFSVVKDYHKLVSQALTILNPKGVLITSTNASNLSIEKFKAQIEKGFAGIPHKYLATYRLPSDFAVNQSDESSNYLKVFTIQVEK encoded by the coding sequence ATGAAGAAACTGACAGTTGGGGCACAGGTTGCCAAGAAAATAAGAAAAGGGATCCAATTGTTGGATGCGGGAGATTTTCCTGAATCCTTGGAGATGGAAACGGTAGTTGAATTGCAAGATCAGTCCGGTCAATTGCTCGGAACAGCCTATCTATCACAGCAAAACAAGGGAATCGGCTGGTATATTGGAACTGGTAAACGAAAACTGGACTCTGTTTTCTACCATAATCTATTTCAAGCTGCCAAGTCCAAGCGTCGGGCATATTTTGAGGATTCTCATACAACGGCTTTTCGGATTTTTAACCAAGATGGAGATGGTTTTGGTGGCTTGAGCATTGATCTATATGGAGATTTTGCTCTCTTTTCTTGGTACAATGCCTTTGTTTATTCGCAGAAAGAAACGATTGTAGCAGCTTTTCAGTCCGTCTATCCAGAGCTGGCTGGTGGTTATGAAAAAATTCGGTTCAAGGGATTGGACTATGAATCAGCCCATCTTTTCGGTCAGGAAGCTCCTGCTAACTTTACCATTCTAGAAAATGGTGTCTCTTATCAGGTCTTTCTAAATGATGGATTGATGACGGGGATTTTCTTGGATCAGCACCAAGTCCGTGGTAGCCTAGTGGATGGTTTAGCCGCTGGTAAATCAGTCCTCAACATGTTCTCTTATACAGCAGCTTTTTCTGTTGCTGCTGCTATGGGTGGAGCAGTTGAGACCCGCTCAGTTGACTTGGCTAAGCGATCAAGAGAATTGTCTCAAGCGCATTTTGTTGCCAACCATATCGACTTGGAGCAGCATTTCTTCCATGTCATGGATGTGTTTGAATATTTTAAGTATGCTCAGAAAAAAGGTCTTGGTTTTGATGTCATTGTCATCGATCCACCAAGCTTTGCTCGCAATAAAAAACAAACTTTTTCAGTTGTGAAAGATTACCACAAACTGGTTTCGCAGGCCTTGACGATTTTAAATCCCAAAGGGGTATTGATCACCTCGACCAACGCATCCAATCTTTCGATTGAAAAATTTAAAGCGCAAATTGAAAAAGGTTTTGCAGGTATTCCTCACAAATATCTTGCCACCTACCGCCTCCCAAGTGATTTTGCGGTGAATCAATCTGATGAAAGTAGTAATTACCTCAAGGTATTTACGATACAGGTAGAAAAATGA